A genomic region of Cydia strobilella chromosome 12, ilCydStro3.1, whole genome shotgun sequence contains the following coding sequences:
- the LOC134745813 gene encoding uncharacterized protein LOC134745813 produces the protein MDKHQVHGNRTQQSRKELCSEDIVAAYVDLKGRGALKVIVCSAYLPGEKQDPTEELTKVLEYAQAQKAELIVGCDANAHHTIWGSTGINKRGELLSQFIFTNCLHLLNKGNTPTFVTRARQEVLDITFATEKAASCLANWRVSSENSMSDHRHILFRTL, from the exons ATGGATAAACACCAAGTCCATGGCAACAGGACTCAACAGAGCAGGAAAG AGCTATGCAGTGAAGATATAGTAGCTGCCTACGTCGATCTCAAAGGGAGAGGAGCACTGAAGGTAATAGTCTGCTCCGCCTACCTGCCCGGAGAGAAGCAAGACCCCACAGAAGAACTGACTAAAGTGCTAGAgtacgctcaggcacaaaaggcgGAACTTATTGTGGGTTGTGATGCCAACGCCCACCACACCATCTGGGGGAGCACTGGAATCAACAAAAGGGGTGAGTTACTATCCCAATTTATCTTTACCAATTGTCTGCACTTGTTGAATAAGGGCAACACGCCCACCTTCGTAACTAGAGCTAGGCAAGAAGTATTAGATATAACCTTCGCTACTGAAAAGGCGGCAAGCTGCCTAGCCAACTGGCGTGTCAGCAGCGAAAATTCAATGTCGGACCACAGACATATTTTGTTCAGGACTCTCTAG